A window of Amaranthus tricolor cultivar Red isolate AtriRed21 chromosome 8, ASM2621246v1, whole genome shotgun sequence genomic DNA:
TTTCGGAGCCGTGTACTGTCGAACATGTTAAATATACTCGAAATCACCCTTACTTGCCTTCCTCGTATTAACCTTTATTTCAGTGATATTTGTTATTACGGTACTAAAAATTACATGGCTCCAATTAGTAAAATCTcatcaattttttgtgcaataGGATACTTCTATCAAGAAATTAACTTAACGAAAAATTTAAGCTAACAATTAAGccacaaaatatattttatactttatCAAATTTAGTCAAAATTAAAGTGTGTGTTTGTGATTAATTGTACACATTTTGTACTTTTGAACTTTGAGATatgataaataatttatttggtgAATTAAACCgtcaaaacatatattttatataaaaagtgatTCTAAACTAGTTGAAAAGTTAATTTTCAAGTCAATAATTTTAGCATTTTAACGACTAAAAACATTtggtgaacaatgaacactaaatccttatttgattataatcaaATATAGAGGTAACATCAACTAAACACCAGTCTTAACTATAACTAAATTATGCCTAAAGAAACTATAAAACAATCAACGATTTACACAGGTTTACCAAATATGAAAGTCTACAAAAACTAGGCCAATTACAGAATTCTGATAATATTAGTGGTTAAATTTTTTGGTTGAGTAATCTGAATTCACCAATTTAACCTAAATATTGTAGACTTTTAATACTCTGATGGTtttaattcacaaaaaataaacattaaacatGTAATTCGTAACAAATTTACAATAGttaaatttattcataataacTTTTCCAATTAAATATCATTTGGCCTTTCTTGTAAGAAAAACTTATCTAGAATGATCCAACCTTTTTATGATttacctacaataatcccacctattgattaaccatgaataatctcaactttaaaatattatttcctACGGTAAACCCAATACTCGTAggacttgctataacaagttttattttttttcaaaagataaattaaaataaaatgtcaaaaaaatatttaacaaatgttgaaaaaatttctaattttttttgttattcaaaattttttatgtaaattttaaaattttttctctattttaactttaattttcagtttattttttttaagttaattatagCAGATTATTGATTACCCATGTTTACTCTagcaaaatatttaaattattgataGTTAATCAATAAGCGGAATTATCGTAAAAATGTGgattattctaattttttttttcttgtaatcCACAAATTTCTCAATCCATGTCGAGTACTCCAAATTCCAAACTTAACCATGAAAACGAAAGGGAAGGACTAGGGAGGCTGGAGTAGCGTACATTAGTAGAGGAATTTGGGTTATGTCTTAGTTTGAACAAAAATTCCTAGGTTTAGAGTTGGTAGTAAGAGGATTAGGAAACAAGATGAGCAGCGAGGAAACGGGAATAGCTGGGGAAGAAGAAGCAGAAATGGAGGAGGTAGTAAGAGTAAAATTGGGATGTTATGGTGGAGTTGTGAAGCTTGTGGAAGACCCATCAGAGGAAATTATGCTTTTATGGGGTCTTCGGCAACCCATCTATTCTAACCCTAATGCTTATGTTCTTCAATCTTCTCTATCGCTTCGTCTTGATGCTTGTGGTCATTCTCTTCGCATTCTACAGTCTCCCTCTTCTCTGGTAttactctttttcttttatttgattttaatctTGTTTTACGTACGCCAGTTGTTGATTATGAAGTTGTAATTTGAGCTTACCAGGTTGATTTTTGGAATtgaatttcatttatttgtTGTATCAAACAAACTCTTGAGCTTGAGGTTTTGATGTCGATTCGAAACCCCAATTTTCGGACTGTCGTTTATTTTGTTGAGTACAATGTAGGCTTAGGGACGGGGAGGCGTGGGGCAGCGAGAATCGAGCCTATGGCCTTACCTGTACATGCTTCAACCGAGAATCGAACCCATTTTTGGATTGCCATTAGGTATTTGGTAGTATTTTCCTTATTTCATACGCTCTTGATTGATTTAATCATCTAGATAAATATGTTTGAACAAGGAAAATGCCCTATTAATTGTGTGAAGCTGAGGAAGAAATGTTAGCTGCATAACCACACATTGAAGTCTTTTAGCTGAAAATTAGAGgagtttaatttgattattggtcaTGAATTGTAGGGAACAATGAATCTTATACAATGTAGGTCTATATTATCCATTTTGGATCATTGGATTAAGCTATACTCATCTGTCCCATTAAGTATGCTTAGCGCAAAACAAATTTTGAGGTTTGGTTTGGGGCTTGGAGAAATATTGGGAATCCAAGTTTAGTCAAATCAGACCAATCAATGGAGTCATAATCATTGCCCGTGTCAATTTTGACCATACATCTACGAGAGTTAGCCGTCCTAGTGTAAACTTGAACCAGATCAATTGCCACCATAATGTTGGCATTCTTATCCTTAAAGAAACTGACGAGATTGAGAAATATGAAGGGCTTCAGCATTACCTGCTAGTAATTTTAAAGTAAGAACCTCGCATGTGACTTGTGAAGTATTACATGATAGTTAGTGGCCCTGAAGTCCTTGACCAATGTGGTAGtcttgatgaaattaaaattacagGCTTAGGATTGTGGTTAACTAAATTAGTCTTGCTCTTCTTTGCTTTCTCTTTCTGTAAAGCATTTGCTTATGCCTTCCTAATCAAGgactattataaataaaattgttgTATTTAGCGAGCTTCCCCTTCAGCTCACCAACATCTTTCTCGCTTATGTTTTATTGTTAATACTCTACGTTGCTACACGTTTAAATGTTTCTAACTAGCTAGTGCATTTCAGAGAGAGATAACACTATTCATTCTTAAGTTGGTCGATTTCATTCTTCTGGAGATGTCCATCTATCCCTTTGCTAGATTATAAAATTCACTAAAAAGCATTAGACTTTAGGGACCATGaccaaaaaattaatcaaataattgAATCATGGCATGCCAATTCAGCGCTTCTTGGGTTAGTTGATAATGTTTGATCTTACGACAATCTAGGCTACAACATACTAATTAGTTTACTCCAAGGTGATATAGTCACTATCACTATATGACCTACTTTCCAGAGAATGTCAAAGGACAAAGAGGTTGAGTGATTAGTGGTAGAGGGTATTAGTTCTTGTTTGTGTATTACTTTGATATGGCAATTGTACCACACATCCTCCTTTAAGACCTATACTCTTAAACTTAATAAAGAAAAGTTGGTTATCGTTACTCATAGCTTCTCTATATTCTTTTCTAATATAACATACTTGTTTTTTTATGTGTCATAGAAGTATATGGCTATATGTACTTCATTTATGGATTCCAATTAGCATATCATTGTGGTACTAGTTCTTGGGTTGTGTATCACTTTTCTCGTTTTAGTTTAATATGGAATTTGTACCACAAGTCCTCCTTTAAGACCTATCTTAAAGTCAATAAAGAAAAGTTGGTTATCCTTTCTcatagattttatttaatttttgtttaataaaaCACACTTGgttttatatgttatatatgGTTCTATATACTCATTTTACGGATTCTCCAATAACAAGTTTTGTCAGCAATCGATCAAGATGCTAAGAATAGCATTGTGGAACAAGTCGAGAGTTGCAACTACAATATTATGTGGCTCAGGTGTACCACTAATGCATAGTTATGAAATGCATTTTCGTTTGCCGTTGCCGTTACGGTCGCGTGACGAATTTCCCGGTCAATGCaaatgatttttgattttttcggCCTAAATTTTGGTATCATTAATCCAAAACTCTTTACAAACATGATATGGTGAGCACTGTGCACTAAGGTTAAAGGAAAATTAAATCATATTACCTTTAAAAAATCACTACTATACGAATTCAAATAaacttttaaagtgattattgtAGGAGGATTATGGTAAATGAGATGGTAATGGTATGTTAACATGGACGTACCCTAAAGAATAGGTTTTGAAGTGAAGACATAACAAAATTTTAGTGtctcaaatataaaagactagAAAATGCCCAAGTTAAGAAAAAAGCAGGTTGAaacattgaaaattttaaaagaggGAGATATAGGTCAAAGATGACTTGTATAACATGCTTGAAGATTGACATGAAGAATTGAGAGGCATAGTTCACAAATGCGGTAACAGTTGCAACTTGCAATCACAACAATGAAACGGCTATACTGTAATGGAAGTGATTTATCGTGACACCAAATATTATTTgaaagcatatgaatatgagaTATCCCTCAAAATAGCCTGAAATGTGGttatttacacctttacaaAGTGAGAAATATCAGTTCAATCGTTTTGAGAACCTTAACAATGTGACTGATACAAAGCGAAGCGGTGTTTTTCTTTTCCACATTGTTTGTAGGAGCATATGGTCATAagtaaaatcataaaaataaatgtaGGAAGAGAATAAGTGGATGATCAttggaattgattttcttaGCTATAGATCAATATTAGTTAAGATGGAATAGAGTATAATCTTTGTTAGCAATGATCAACTACATTGGTTTTTTTTCCATGTGTTTGGGTTTAAGTTTTGGAATTGTTATTGCTTATTCTTGTTCAAACAAGCCTTCTTTTTACTCTATCGAATTTCGGTCCTTGTGAGACATTAGTATTTTGTTTTTCGTTTTAACTAAGCGTCCTATAACTGCAGATGACCCCTGGAGTAACCGGAGCAGTGATGTGGGATAGTGGTGTCGTTTTAGGGAAATTTTTGGAGAATGCAGTGGATTCAAAACGCCTTCTTCTTCAAGGCAAAAAAGTTGTTGAGTTGGGTTCTGGCTGTGGATTAGTTGGGTAAAATAGACTTTACCTTTcattttctaaattattttcttattatattaaGCTTCATGTACTTCATATTACGAAAAAAGATATGGACCTTCTATTAGAAGTGCTTTGAACCTAATCCGAAGCAAACTTATGTTTAAGAGCCAATTTGTTGATACCCACATTTTTCATTGCCCATTTCTCAGAGTTGCGCATTTTAGATATTgaataatcaaaatattttgtttttagaCTTTGAGTCACATTTTACATATTTATTTCTCACTGTATTTGCTAAAGACAAATACTCTGTATTAGCTTATCTCATAGTACTTGCTAAAGACTAACAATTGGTTTGCTTCAAGCTGCATTGCAGCACTTTGTGGTGCCCAGACTATTTTAACAGATCTTCCTGACAGACTGAGGCTCTTGAAAAAGAATGTTGAAGCCAATATAAACTCGAATGATATCCTTGGTTCTGCATCAGTCTGTGAGCTCACCTGGGGTGAAGATCTCGATCCACAAATGCTTGATCTATTGCCAGATTATGGTAACCAATTTATACTACTTGCTTCTATATTAATTAATTGTCCTCTAGGATAACTTGCTCTACTTTACATGTCTCAGTAGCTTCAACAGCTCTACTCTGGGGTTGGCTGTTTAGCCTTTTCAATTAAATTGCCTTGACCTCTGTTACTGTTTGTACTTTGAACTATTTTTATGGGCAAGGAAATTAGTAATTTGCTTcttttttatacaaaaaatgtATGGCAGTTTTCTTTTCACAACATGCATAAAGGAAATGTGAATGAATAGATAAaggaaatatttggtaaatggtTGATAATTAGTAGCTAATTGAACTGATTGAGACTAATTTGACCATGTGATTTTATCAATTGATTTGACCAGTTGCAAACAAGTTGATTcataataagttgtttcaactagctaatttaccaaatactagCATCAAATATTTTAACTACCCAACCATCTATTTATacttaaataaactaaaattgtgCAACAAACTACTTTGCCAAATATTCCCTAAGAAAAATAAATGGCTTATAGGGCATTCACATATTAAACTTCTATATGGCGTTGCTTGCATTTCCTAAGACGTCAATAAAGCTTATGAGGAAATATTTATCATGTACGATAGTACGAGTTAGGTAAGGTTTTTTCTTTGTGTATTCTATATATGACTTGACTATTTCCTCTAATGTTTTTACATGCAAAAGGTTCGTATAAAGGGGACAGTGAGCTGAGTGTAGATAAATCTCATTCCATTCCATTACCCTAATTCCATTAAGTGACTCCCACCTAGGGTGAGGTTTGGGGGGTCGGTTATACGCTACTTGTTAGTGATAGCATTAACAAAAAGGTTGTTTTTAATTGACCCTTGGTATTAAATTTTGTATATAAATAAAgagtttatatattaatctcattgatattaattatttctttGATGGTGATATTCTTAGTGCTAGGTTCAGATGTCATCTACAATGAAGACGCTGTAAGAGATTTATTGTCAACATTACAACAGCTTTGTGGTACGCACACAACAGTAATTGTGTCTGGGGAACTTCGTAATGGTAAGAATTTTCTCTTGGTGTAAGAATGAGATCGGGTATCCGAGTGTACCtagcatatatatattaacagtATCTCTCATTTTCCCAGATAGTGTTCTTGAATATTTTCTGGAGGCTGCCATGGAAAATTTTTCAATTGGTCAAGTTGATCAATTGGAGTTTCACTCTGAGTATCGCAGTAATCGAGTTGTGATCTATATTTTGGTAAAGAAGAATTTTGAGGAATGTGCTAATgataactaatttatttttgaggATTATGTCACCTGGTCAAGTTGCttggtaaaatatttttttcctgCATTCTCTTTTGAACCTAAGGgttggtttggtttggtttggttcaatttATGTAAATGCTTTGGTGTCACTTTTCAAGCGACTCTTTTAGTGAAGTATTGCATAAGCTTGTTGGATCGTGCTTGACTTATGACTCGCGAGTAAAGATCTTCAACAAAGACCAGTCAGACTCACCATTGTGGATTAAGAAGTCTATCTAAAGGCCTCAAACACACATACAAGCATATGCCGATTGGGCATTTCTCAATAAACAATTGGACCTGCATCCCAATCATACAGGTACACATAATATTTACTAAAGAAAAAACCTTGATATTATATGATACTCCCTTCGTTTCAGTAACATTGTCCCATTTGGTTTTTTTGACGTCATTCACagttcactcttaatttgtattttattcttaatctataagttaaaacatagtcaaatgggatcttgtttgattcgtctcaacgcaaggattattaatatcaattttttgtaatttttagttatgaacacgcaaggattattaatatcaattttttgtaatttttagttatgaacaattaaagatattaaagtttCAATAATTGCTTTGGCAAATGTGCCGAAACTAAATGGGATAATGTTGCTGAAACAGAGAGAGTGTGACACAATGCACACATATTATTGCCATACACACTTATAAAATAATAAGTCATGAGAACATGCTTAGCAAACCAGGAAAACAAACAATGCAACTAGGGAAATACATGAAGCACAATGCCCTTTTCCCTCTTATTTATTTGAAGATTCGAATCAGAAGTTAAGAGTTTTATCGTTCTGAATCAAGTCATAAAGCCTAGGAGTAAGATCTTTGTCCTTTGTATATATCCTTTCCCTTTCTAACTGTTTAGAACCCATTTTTGCCAATTCATCAGCAACTTTGTTATCTTTTCTTTCAATGAGCTCCATTTGAGCCCGTGGATCAATGAATTGTTCAGCAAGAGCCTTTTTAATTTCACAAATGATGTGATTCAAAAAAGAGAATTTAGGTGGCTTTCTTTTATCATTAAGAACGCGATCCATAACCTCTTCGCTATCTCCTTTAATGAGATCGAGTTTAATGCTTTTCTTTTTAGCCAACTCCAATCCGTTTTTAAAAGCTATAGCCTCAGCAATTGCAACATTAAGCTCATTATGGTCGTGAATATTAAGGTTATAAGATGCTGCTATAATAAGTTGTCCTTGTTTGTTTCTAATTATGCATCCTGCCCCTCCTTTATTGAGCTGATTAATGTCAGACCCATCAAAATTAAGGGTGTAGTAATCTTTAGTCCTTTGAGATGCATAGTTTTGGATAGCGTTAGCCGTATAATCATCCTCGTCAGGCTTAAGCAGCTTGCTTACACCGTATGCGAATGCTCCAGCAGTAAGAAGTGCCCCGCCAATCCAAGCCATGCTATTGCTACTGCCCTCTCCATCATTCAATGCCTTGTCTTGCCTGATTAGATCAGCTACCTATTACATTAGTCATTGTTTAAAAAGATTTAGTTATTGATGGACAGAACCATGGATAACATAGATGTATAAAATGATCATAGCTTATACATGTTACACTACCCCACTGATAAATTATATTACATATCATGAGGCTTCgaccatcaacttaaacttttagtaAATGGTTTCATGATATGTCAAAAAACCAACTCtatcaaaaacttaagctgtTGGTTTAAGtctcatgatatgttatatagtcTATCACTCaccatttatttttataagcaattgcaaataatatatactttctcTATTTGTGTTCCTTTTTACCCTTTTGATAAGGTTTGATTCTCAACACATACAGAAAAACTGAACACTCTTTCCTTAACGACACCATATAAATCCTTCCAACACATTACTTTGGCTTTAATCACTTTGGCGACCAAAAGCCCCAGCTTTTGAACCTCAATCTACTTTACCGGACACGAGTCTAGCACCGGTATCCATACCGGTCAACCCAGACATTGGTGAGGCGGCAAAAGTGGCGAGTCAGTAGcacatatataaattataaaccaTACGATGATACGAATAAATAGAGaggataatataagagataaaaacaaccTGAGAAGGAAGATCCACATATCTAGTATAAATCAAATCATGTTGTAGTCTAGTTCCCCAATAAGCTAACTTATCAGCAACCTTATTAGCTTTTCGATCAACAATCTCGATCTTTGCGAGTTTAATATGTGTCTTGATCTCCTGAATAATCTCAGTTAAAGGTGATTTAGCTTCACTTTTACTTTTACCCAAGACACGATCAATAACCTCTGTATTATCACCTTTAATGAGACTAATGCTTAGTTTTTTCTGTCTGGCTAAGATTAAGCCTTTTCTT
This region includes:
- the LOC130821393 gene encoding uncharacterized protein LOC130821393 isoform X1 gives rise to the protein MSSEETGIAGEEEAEMEEVVRVKLGCYGGVVKLVEDPSEEIMLLWGLRQPIYSNPNAYVLQSSLSLRLDACGHSLRILQSPSSLMTPGVTGAVMWDSGVVLGKFLENAVDSKRLLLQGKKVVELGSGCGLVGCIAALCGAQTILTDLPDRLRLLKKNVEANINSNDILGSASVCELTWGEDLDPQMLDLLPDYVLGSDVIYNEDAVRDLLSTLQQLCGTHTTVIVSGELRNDSVLEYFLEAAMENFSIGQVDQLEFHSEYRSNRVVIYILVKKNFEECANDN
- the LOC130821393 gene encoding uncharacterized protein LOC130821393 isoform X2, giving the protein MSSEETGIAGEEEAEMEEVVRVKLGCYGGVVKLVEDPSEEIMLLWGLRQPIYSNPNAYVLQSSLSLRLDACGHSLRILQSPSSLMTPGVTGAVMWDSGVVLGKFLENAVDSKRLLLQGKKVVELGSGCGLVGLRLLKKNVEANINSNDILGSASVCELTWGEDLDPQMLDLLPDYVLGSDVIYNEDAVRDLLSTLQQLCGTHTTVIVSGELRNDSVLEYFLEAAMENFSIGQVDQLEFHSEYRSNRVVIYILVKKNFEECANDN
- the LOC130821391 gene encoding uncharacterized protein LOC130821391, whose translation is MSNGGLWSFLSEKTYTLNFDGSHNNQNKKAGAGCIIRDSQGEFVIAAAYNLDKSYPHKCNVAITEAEALRKGLILARQKKLSISLIKGDNTEVIDRVLGKSKSEAKSPLTEIIQEIKTHIKLAKIEIVDRKANKVADKLAYWGTRLQHDLIYTRYVDLPSQVADLIRQDKALNDGEGSSNSMAWIGGALLTAGAFAYGVSKLLKPDEDDYTANAIQNYASQRTKDYYTLNFDGSDINQLNKGGAGCIIRNKQGQLIIAASYNLNIHDHNELNVAIAEAIAFKNGLELAKKKSIKLDLIKGDSEEVMDRVLNDKRKPPKFSFLNHIICEIKKALAEQFIDPRAQMELIERKDNKVADELAKMGSKQLERERIYTKDKDLTPRLYDLIQNDKTLNF